GCGACCGGATCGCCAGGGCCGTCCTCAACGGGGTCTCCGTCGAGCGGGTCGCAGCCAGGCCGGTGCTGCGGTCGGCGCACACGGAACGACTCGCCCGGCCCGGGACCGGCGGGAACGTGAAAGAGGCCCCGGCGGACGAGCGGTGACGCCCGTCCGCCGAGGCCGGTTCGGATCGGTTATGGCGTGTTCACGCCGAGGGTGTAGCTACCGGAGCCGCTGTAGGCATGCACCTGGTAGCGGTAGTAACCGGCGCTGCCGTTGTAGCTGGTCTGCTCGTCCGGCCCTGGGCTGGTCGACTCCTCGACCGTGCTCCACGAGCTGCCGTTCCACCGTTGCAGGTAGAGGTCGAAGTCGGTGCCGTCCGGCGCGTCCAGGCAGCCCTCGTGGGTGCCGGAGCCGCTGCTGTAGTACCAGCGGCCGTCCGGCTGGTACTCGCGGCCGTTCGAGGACAGCGAGCCGGTGTAGGTGGACTCGTAGTCGTCGCACCGGTCACCGGGCGGGTCCGGCGGGCCACCGTTGTCGTCGGTCACCAGGGTGAGGCCGTAGACGTCCAGGATCTCCGGCACCGGCTGGAAGTACGTGGTGCCGCCGGAGCTGCAGTTCCCGGAACCACCGGAGGTGACGCCCTGGGCGTGCGCGTTGTTGCGGTCCGCGGTGACCAGCGAGCCACCGGAGTCGCCGGGCTCGGCGCAGACCGTGGTGCGGATCAGCCCGTTCACCGTGCCCTGCGGGTAGCTCACCGAGGCGTTGCGCGCGGTGATCCGGCCGCAGTGCCAGCCGGTGGTGGAGCCGGAACGGCACACCGAGGAGTTGACCGGGGCCTCGTCGGAGCCCTTGACCACCACGTCACTGCCGGAGGAGTACCCGTTCACGGTGGGGGTCGGGGTCCAGTTCGAGTTCACCCGCACCCAGGCGTAGTCGTTGCCGGGGAAGGAGGAACCCTGGAAGCTGCCCTGCGAGACCCGGTTGTGTCCCGAGGTGGAGGTGCCGCGGTTGCCGCAGTGCCCTGCGGTGACATACCCGCCTTCCACGGAGAAACCGATCGAGCAGCGGGAGGAACCGGTGTAGTAGGCGTCCCCGCCCACCACGTCGTACAGCGGGCGCGGCCGCTCGGCGGTGACCTCGACCCGCACGGCAGCGGCGTCCGCCCCACTGGCCGCGACGAACGCGTGTGCCGCGCCGACCGCGTGCTCATGCGCCAGGACGACCACCCGGTTCGTGGTCACGTCCACGTACCAGGAGGGCAGCGAATCCGGTGCCGCGGCGGCATTCGCGTCCAGTTTGGCCTGCACCGCGGCCAGCTTCGCGCCGCTGTGCGCGACCACGGTGGGCTCGGCTCCCGCGGCGCGCACCGTGCGGGCGTCGGCCGGATCGGTGATCGCCACCACCAGCTTCGAACCCGCTTCGTTCATCCAGGCGCCGGTGTAGCCGGAACCGAGCTGCTTGCGCAGTCGCTTGTCGGCGGTCACCCCGCGATGCTCGGCCGCCAGCCGGGCCCTGGCCTGCTCGGCGGTCAGGTTCAGGTCGCGCTGTAGCGCGGCGAACATGCCGGGTGCGGCCGCGCTGATCGCGTCGGCGGCGGCGTCTGCGGTAGCGTCCGATGCGGCCGGTCCGGCCGGGACGAACGCCGATGCCGGTACGGCCATCGCGGCGACCAGTGCCGCGGCGGGCACGGCCACGGAGGCGAATCGCAACAGTCTTCGTTGCATGCCGGTTCTCTCCTTCACAGAGGCAGGGATGTGTGGGAGTACCGCGACCCCGTTCCCGAGGTGTGGGACGGCGCCGCGGCGTCCTCACGCTAGATCGACGTTTCGCCGGCACGCCAGATAACATTTACCCCATACTTCTGGTGATTCCACCGGCCGGCGCACGACTTTCTTCGGTCCGTTCCGGAAACGCGCCGGCCGGTCACTCCACGGAGGCGATACCGAATCCCGGCTGGCGCTCCAGCCAGGCGGCGTACGGCCGGTTCCTGCGCACGGCGGCGTCGAAGGCCTCCGTGGCGTACCGGGTCATCCGCTCGGACAGCAACGCTGCGGGGCTCTCCTCGTGCCAGCCGAGCAGATGCTGCCAGCGCAGGGGCGCCCCCGCGAACGGCAGCGCCCGCAGCCCGGGAATCGGCAGCAGGCTCGGCTTGCACAGCACCACCGCGTCTCCGGCCTGCGCCAGGTCGAGGCAGCTGACCACATCGGTCTCGTAGATCGTGTGCGGGGCGAAACCGGCCCTGGCGCAGGCCGTGGCGAAGCATTCGGCGAAGCAGCCCTCTCCCCTGGTGGCCGCCCACCTGGTGAGCGCGAGCTCGGGCAGTGCGACCTCGCCCGCGTTGCCCGTGGTCAGCGGGTGGGTTTCCGGGAGCAGCGCACCGACCGCGTCCAGCCCCACCGAACGCCAGACCACGCCCTGCCCGGATGGTGGCGAGGTGGTGCCGCAGACGCCGATCAGCGCGTAGTCCAGCCTGCCCGCGACGATCATGTCCATCAGCTCGGACACCGACCAGGAGGTATGGGTCATCACATGTGCCTGCGGGTAGTCGGCGGCGAACCGGTGCACCAGGCCGCTGAGGATCGGCGAGTTGATCGCGCCGATCCGGCAGTGGTCAAGGCTGCCCTCGATACAGGCCAACCGGGTGACCTCGTCCTGTAGCCCCTTCACGGCAGGCAGCAGCACCCGCGCCCTGGCCAGCACCACCTCACCGAGCGCCGTGGGCCGCGCCCCACGCCAGTCCCGCTCGAACAGGGATCCGCCGAGGGCATGCTCGATGCGGTGCAGCTGAGCCGTCAGCGCGGGCTGCGCCAGCCCGAGTAAGGACGCCGCCTTGGTGACACTGCCGGCTTCCGCGATGGCGCAGACGGCTTTCAGGTGGCGCAGCTCGAGGTCCATAGCACGAAATTAGGTCCGCCGGCTGCCGAGGGGTACCACCGAGTAGTCCCCGCCGTTCGTAGGCCGCCCGCCGGGCACGATTAGCCCCGGTGCCGCGGGGGTACCGGTAAGGCATGACATCGCACGGCGCGACAACCGGCGAGCCGGTACGGCGGGCGAGCCTGGCGGACACCGTACTGGTCGGCACCCGCGTCGCACTACCACTGCTCGCGAACGGGCTGATCAAGCGCAGGCCACGGATGCAGGCCATGGCCGGGCGGCTGGGGTTGGACCGGCAGTCGGTGGCGCTGCTGCGCAGGCTACGCGCGCGGTACGGCCCGGGGCCGCTGCGGCTGCGCGTGCCCGGCCGCACGGTGGTCCTACCGCTGGGCGGGCCCGATGTGGCCAGGCTGCTGGAGTCGGCCTCGGCACCGTTCACCCCGGCCAGCAGGGAGAAACGGGCCGCCCTCGCGCATTTCCAACCACACGGGGTGCTGCTCTCGCGCGGTGCCGCACGGGCGCGGCGGCGGGAGCTCAACGAAGCCGTGCTGGAGACGCACCGGCCAGTGCACGGCCTCGCGGAGCAGATCACCACCAGGATCGACGAGGAGGCCACCGACCTGCTCGGCAGCACCGGCACCGAGCTCACCTGGGACCGGTTCGCCTGCTGCTGGTGGCGGACGGTGCGGCGGATCGTGCTCGGCGACACCGCCCGCACGGACGACACCGTCACCGGCCTGCTCGACCGGTTGCGCCTGGACGCCAACTGGGCCTACCTCGGACCCCGTCGTGCCCGCACCTTCGCCGAACTGAGCCGCCGCCTGGACGGCTACCTCGGCCGTGCGGAGCAGGGCAGCCTGGCCGCGCTGCTTGCCGGGCAGCGGGAGGAGACGGGGGCGGGCGCGCGCGACCAGATGGCGCACTGGCTGTTCGCCTTCGACGCGGCGGGCATGGTGACCTTGCGGACGCTCGCCCTGCTGGCCACCCATCCCGAGCAGGCGGCCGCGGCAGCCGCCGAACTGCCCGATGGCGCGGTCCGGGCGGCCCGGTCATTGCCGTACCTGCGGGCCTGCGTACTGGACACGGTCCGGCTCTGGCCCACCACCCCGGTTCTGCTCAGGGACAGCACCGAGGACACGAGCTGGGGCGGCACCAGGCTTCCGGCCGGGAGCACCTTCCTGGTGGTCACGCCGTTCTTCCACCGGGACCCGGACACCCTCCCGCAGGCTGACCGGTTCGAACCGGAGAGCTGGCTGGACGGGCGCGCCGAGGCGGAGCCCGGTCTCGTCCCGTTCAGTGCGGGGCCTGCCCGCTGCCCCGGCGAGAACCTGGTACTGCTCACCGCCAGTACCATGCTCGGCTGCCTGTTCGCGCGCCGTCGCTACGTGCTGGAGTCCCCCACCGGTCTGGACCCGGGCCGGCCGCTGCCCGCCACGCTGGACAACTTCGGCCTCCGCTTCCGGCTCGGCGCCCGCTGACGGTCAGTCCTTGCCCTCCTGCGCATCCGTCGCGGTCTCCGCTGGCGTGCGGGGCTGGTGTGCCCTGCCGAGCGCGGAGATGTGGCTCTCCTCCCGGATGCGCTCGACCATGCCGGGATAGTGCAGCTCGAACGCGGGGCGCTCGGACCGGATCCGGGGCAGTTCGGTGAAGTTGTGCCGGGGCGGCGGGCTGCTCGTCGCCCATTCCAGTGAGTTGCCGTGGCCCCATGGGTCGTCGCCCGGCGCGGGATCGCCGTAGCGGTAGCTGCGGAACACGTTCCACAGGAAAGGCAGCACCGAAAGCCCCAGCACGAAGGCCCCGATCGTGGAGATCGTGTTCAGCACGGTGAAGCCGTCCGATGGCAGGTAGTCGGCGTAGCGCCGCGGCATGCCCTCGGCACCGAGCCAGTGGTGCACGAGAAAAGTCAGGTGGAAGCCGATGAAGGTGGACCAGAAATGCAGTTTCCCCAGCGGT
The sequence above is drawn from the Amycolatopsis aidingensis genome and encodes:
- a CDS encoding S1 family peptidase, giving the protein MQRRLLRFASVAVPAAALVAAMAVPASAFVPAGPAASDATADAAADAISAAAPGMFAALQRDLNLTAEQARARLAAEHRGVTADKRLRKQLGSGYTGAWMNEAGSKLVVAITDPADARTVRAAGAEPTVVAHSGAKLAAVQAKLDANAAAAPDSLPSWYVDVTTNRVVVLAHEHAVGAAHAFVAASGADAAAVRVEVTAERPRPLYDVVGGDAYYTGSSRCSIGFSVEGGYVTAGHCGNRGTSTSGHNRVSQGSFQGSSFPGNDYAWVRVNSNWTPTPTVNGYSSGSDVVVKGSDEAPVNSSVCRSGSTTGWHCGRITARNASVSYPQGTVNGLIRTTVCAEPGDSGGSLVTADRNNAHAQGVTSGGSGNCSSGGTTYFQPVPEILDVYGLTLVTDDNGGPPDPPGDRCDDYESTYTGSLSSNGREYQPDGRWYYSSGSGTHEGCLDAPDGTDFDLYLQRWNGSSWSTVEESTSPGPDEQTSYNGSAGYYRYQVHAYSGSGSYTLGVNTP
- a CDS encoding LysR family transcriptional regulator codes for the protein MDLELRHLKAVCAIAEAGSVTKAASLLGLAQPALTAQLHRIEHALGGSLFERDWRGARPTALGEVVLARARVLLPAVKGLQDEVTRLACIEGSLDHCRIGAINSPILSGLVHRFAADYPQAHVMTHTSWSVSELMDMIVAGRLDYALIGVCGTTSPPSGQGVVWRSVGLDAVGALLPETHPLTTGNAGEVALPELALTRWAATRGEGCFAECFATACARAGFAPHTIYETDVVSCLDLAQAGDAVVLCKPSLLPIPGLRALPFAGAPLRWQHLLGWHEESPAALLSERMTRYATEAFDAAVRRNRPYAAWLERQPGFGIASVE
- a CDS encoding cytochrome P450, which codes for MTSHGATTGEPVRRASLADTVLVGTRVALPLLANGLIKRRPRMQAMAGRLGLDRQSVALLRRLRARYGPGPLRLRVPGRTVVLPLGGPDVARLLESASAPFTPASREKRAALAHFQPHGVLLSRGAARARRRELNEAVLETHRPVHGLAEQITTRIDEEATDLLGSTGTELTWDRFACCWWRTVRRIVLGDTARTDDTVTGLLDRLRLDANWAYLGPRRARTFAELSRRLDGYLGRAEQGSLAALLAGQREETGAGARDQMAHWLFAFDAAGMVTLRTLALLATHPEQAAAAAAELPDGAVRAARSLPYLRACVLDTVRLWPTTPVLLRDSTEDTSWGGTRLPAGSTFLVVTPFFHRDPDTLPQADRFEPESWLDGRAEAEPGLVPFSAGPARCPGENLVLLTASTMLGCLFARRRYVLESPTGLDPGRPLPATLDNFGLRFRLGAR